The window TCGTGTGCTTGAAATCGAGTAAGGCCCACAGGGTTTAATGGGATGACTTTCGAAGGCCGCTTCCCTCCACCTTGCAACAACACCAGCGGCACGAAGGTGCCATGATCCAGCTCCTTGGTCGTGGTATCGATCATCATCGGTATAATCCCATCAATGGGCTGGAAAAGTTCACGAATAAAATGGGGATCACCTTGGTATTGGCTGCAAACCTCGGGGGCAGAGAAGCTGGCGAGGTTTCCATTATAGATATCTGAACCACCTATGGTGAGGCGGCCAGGAAAATATGTGAAATGCGGCGACATTACCAGAGATATCTCGTCCTTAAAGTCGGGAAGGAACATGCATAACCGCCTAACGCCCCTAAGGGTCTCCTCCGCATCCAGTTCTCTCCCCATCCCCACTTGGGGCACCAGGACGGGCGGGTGTGGCATAAGACAAGCCCATTTAATCAACGCTGATCACCTCTTATCTTAAATAAAAAGTGATGGGCCAGCACACATCGCAGTCAAACCACCCGCTACCTAAGAATAATCACCCATTTCCTACAATATTAGCATGGCGTCACCAAAGGAAAAGAACCGGTATCTCAAGCTCACCGCTTCTTTGTAGGCGGACATCACCTTGTCATAACCAGCGAAGGCAACCACAAGCATTAAAAGCGTGCTCCGCGGGAGGTGAAAGTTCGTTATTAGCCCATCCACCACCCTGAATTGAAATCCCGGCTTTATAAAAAGATCCGTATGGAAACTTCTTCCTATTATGCCATTTAAGCCGAATGACTCAAGAGTCCTAACCACCGTGGTGCCCACCGCGATTACCCGCCCCCCCTTTTCCTTTGTAGATGCTATTAACTCCGCAGTAGATTCGGGAACCGAACATACCTCTTTATGCATCACATGGGCCGAGGCCCTGTCAGCTTTTACGGGTCTGAAGGTGCCTATCCCAACGTCAAGGGTCACAAATGATATGTTGACGCCCCTGTCGGTAAGGCAAGAGAGGAGCTCTTCCGTAAAATGAAGGCCTGCGGTTGGAGCTGCCACGGACCTCTCTTTGCCAGGATCACCGTATATGGTTTGATATCTGTCTTCATCCACCCCATCATTTTCGATGTAAGGCGGAAGGGGCACCTCCCCAAGTCTGTTAGCTATGTCTCTTCCGTTGCGGTTGGGGAACCTCACCAGCCTCAGGCCGTCCCCTACCCTATCCTCCACCACCGCCACGTCCTCTTCTGAGTCGGAAAATAGCACGCAAGTGCCAGGAGGCACCTTCCTCCCAGGCCTTACCATTGCCTGCCACAGGGTCCCATCATCGTCAACAGGAGATAGGAGGAAGACCTCTACCCTCCCAGACGAAGTCTTGCGTCCTAAGAGACGAGACTTCATCACCCGAGTATCGTTTAGAACCAGCAGGTCACCAGGCAGGAGGTAATCCACAACATCCCGGAAAACCCTGTGCTCAATAGATCCCCCATGCCTTGATAGCACCATTAGCCGAGAAGAGTCCCTGGGCTCAACAGGGCTCTGAGCTATCAACTCCTCCGGCAAGTGATAGTCGTAAGAATCCATCAGATCCAGATCTATCAACTTAACGCCTCCCAAGGTGTGTTCCAGGAAAGTAATACATCAATATCTGCTCAAAGTTCCAGCCGTACTCCGCCATGGTCTTTGCCCCCCATTGGGACATACCCACCCCGTGACCCCAGCCTTGCCCCTCAAGAACCCACGATGTGTTCCCAGAAGAAGGCCTTATTGAAGCCGAGGAGGTGGCCACCGGATTTCTTTCGGCGCCGGTTTTACGGGAATTTGATGTTCCGCTTTTTACTCTAGCTTCCCCCATTTTCTTATACATATCCCGCTTGGATGGATTGACTATCATGTCGAATATCTCGTCCTTTGAAAACAACCCATCCTCAACCATCTCCACCAATGGGTCCGTTTCATACGACACGTCCGTTTTCTTCTCATCGTCCTCCACCGGTCTATTTACCGCAGGATTACTAGGGATATCCGATTTTCCATTTCCATTTACGATGAAGTTGGTACTTCTAACCACCGATGTCCCCAATGCCATCCTAAAGGCGTGTCCGGAAAGTCTGACAGTACCGGAAGAGCCATTTATATCCATGGCGGTTATGCGCCCTCCCCTATCCCTGGCTACGACCTTTATCCCCACAACGTTACCTACCCAGCGGTTTATGCTTCGTAGAGCCCTTTCTATTTGGTCTGAGGACAAAATCGTCTTCCAGCGGGAGTAAGGGCTTCTGTACTGGAACGGCTCCGGCCTTGATAAAAGATAGGGGACACGCCCCCCCCATACATCCGATGCTGCGGCGGTAACGCCGCCACTATCCGAATGAAACGGGGTTATCGCAAGGGAAGATCCATACATCAGGACCATGCCGGAGGTGTTGAAGACGGCCTGATCAGACCTTGGATCTTCGCCATTTCGCCCCCTGTAAACCTGACAGTGTAGAGATGAACAAATATCAAAGCCATCGGATCTGTGCCTTCCAAGGTTCCTAAGCGCATACGTCCTTGCCACCACCGCTTGGGCCTTCAAGAACTCCATGGGCCAGCCGGGGTTTGCCTCGGCCTTCATTATCCCCCTTAAGTAGTCCTCTAGTTCAACTAGGTTAACCACATTAAACCCCCTGCCACCTCTGGAGGGGATTAACTCAAGCCCTCCTCGGTACCCAATGGGACCGAAGGAAAGGTTATCTCCGCCTATTCTGATGGGGAACCTCAAAAACCTTCCTTGAATCCAGACGCCGCCATCTCCAGCCGTTACCGATACCCTGCCCGATAGGGGAAGCGATGTCCCCGATGAATCGGTTATGCTGCCCACTCCGCCCAAAGTACCATTGGCAACGTTCAACGCAACACCCACCCGCAACAAAGTCTGGGCTTCCAGAGTGGAACAAAAAGAACAAACCAATACAGCCATCACAAAAACACAAAGGCCCTTTAAACGGCTCATTTTGCCCAATATGTCCATCCCCCTTATGACGACTACCGCGCTACCACACCTTCAATTTTTAATATCAATATCAAAACTATGGGATAAACGTCATTTATTATTTATTATCTTCCAATGATTCGAGAGATCAAATTGAGCAGCACCGAAAGGACGATGCTAAGCACAAGCATGCTCCCAAGTGGCGCAAAAAAAGTGAAGTTCTTCCTCGTAATAACTATATCCCCAGGTAGCCTGCCGATTGGAAGGTTGAACTTGGATAAGCCCAACACCATAACCCCTGCCAAGAGGAAAACCGCTCCTATAAGGACAAGTGATTTGCCCAAATTCCACATGGTCAATCCTCCTCAACAAGTATGAGCTGTTGAAACCTGCCGGAAGGTTGAAGTCCAAGGTATTGGTAGGTGCCCCTGGTTGCCCGTCTCCCCCTTGGAGTTCTCTCCAAGAGCCCCTTTTGGATGAGAAACGGTTCGTATATGTCTTCTATTGTCTGTGGATCTTCATTGAGGGCAGCCGCTAGGGTAGATAAGCCCACAGGACCTCCGTCGAAGAGCTCAACCAAGGCCCTCAAAAACTTCCTGTCCCCGTCGTCAAGCCCTTCCTTATCAACCCCTAACATGTCCAGAGCTTCCCTGGCCACGCCGACATCTATGGGTTCCCTCTTCTTGACAGCAGCCACGTCCCTGACCCGCCGCAAGAGCCTTAAGGCAACCCTGGGGGTACCGCGGGACCTCATGCCTATCTCCATGGAAGCCTCTTCATCTATCGGAACCCCAAGTATGGAAGCCCCACGGCGCACTATGGCAGTGAGTTCTCTTGGGGTATAGAGCTCCATCTGCTCAACTATTCCAAAACGGGCCCTGAGGGGAGAAGTCAGCAAACCAAGCCTGGTGGTGGCTCCTACCAATGTAAAGGGTGGTAGCTGTAACTTTATGCTCCTTGCCATGGGGCCCTTACCTATGACTATATTCAGGCAAAAGTCCTCCATCGCAGAATAAAGAACCTCTTCCACCACCGACGGAAGCCTGTGTATTTCGTCTATGAAAAGCACATCGTTTGGCCTAAGATTGGATAGTATGGATGCCAAATCCCCAGCCCGCTCTATGGCAGGGCCTGTGGTTACCCGAAGATCCCCACCCATTTCCTTCGCTATTATGTTCGCCATAGTGGTCTTTCCAAGCCCCGGTGGACCGTAGAAGAGGCAATGATCCAGAGGTTCCCCCCTGCTTTTGGATGCGGATATGAATATCCTCAGTTTTTCCTTAAGTGCCTCCTGCCCCACAAACGAATCAAGGCTTTCTGGCCTTATGGACTTAACGACCGCCATATCCGGGTCGTCCTCGCTCCTCAAGTGGTCCATAAGCTTATCTTCTGAGTCCATATAGGCTCATCACCCCTTCTGAAGGAACCTCAGAGATGCCATAAGGAGCTCCTCCTCTGAAGTCCCCTTAAGCCTTCCCATCACGTTGGAAAGGGCGGAATACGCTTCTCCCCTGGAGAATCCAAGTCCCGCCAGGGCCTCCACCAAAGAGGAAATATCCGATTTAGGTGCGGATTCCAAGGCCCCCGTAGCAGAGATGGAAAGTTGATCAAGCTTCCCCTTAAGCTCAAAACATATGCGTTCCGCCCTTTTGGGCCCCACCCCGGGGGCTTTGGCTATTCGCGATGAATCACCCATTCCGATGGCTTGCACCAATTCATCCTTGCTAAGGGTTCTAAGGATGGACATGGCCATCTTTCCTCCTACGTTGCTGACCTGCAGCAAAAGGAGGAACAGTTTCCGTTCGTCTTCATCGTGAAATCCGTAAAGGGATATGCCATTCTCGTTAATGGAAAGATAAACGTAAACCCTGACCCTCTCTCCCGGAAAGGCCCCTTCCAGAACAGATCTGGTGGCGTTTATCTCAACGCCTACTCCGTGCACCTCCAATATGAGGATATCCCCAAGAACCTCGTTTACGAGTCCTTCAACATATCTTATCAAGTTCCCAATCCTCCGACGTAGGCCACCCTTGCCATGGTCAATCCCGCTATGGCAACCGCAAGCGCATCGGCCGCATCGTCCGGGGTTGGGCAGCTTTCCAACCCAAGAAGGCAGCGAACCATCAGCTGAACCTGCCTCTTTTGCGCCCCCCCATAGCCACAAACCGCCATCTTAACCTCCGAAGGACCCGGCTCAAGCACCGGAACTCCTAACGTGGAAGCGTAAAGCAATGCCACGCCCCTTGCCTGCCAGACCATCTCCGCGGTGGTGGTGTTCCTACCAAAGTATAGCCTCTCTACCGCAACAACGTGGGGGACAAACGCCTTAAGCTTCTCGCCCATAAGGCGATAAAGCATGTTAAGCCTTTCCGGCAGCGAAAGACCCGGAGGGGTATGGATAGCCCCATACCCCTCCGCACGAAGTCTTCCACCCCGCTGGACCACTATCCCATAG is drawn from Thermanaerothrix sp. and contains these coding sequences:
- the queA gene encoding tRNA preQ1(34) S-adenosylmethionine ribosyltransferase-isomerase QueA, with protein sequence MIDLDLMDSYDYHLPEELIAQSPVEPRDSSRLMVLSRHGGSIEHRVFRDVVDYLLPGDLLVLNDTRVMKSRLLGRKTSSGRVEVFLLSPVDDDGTLWQAMVRPGRKVPPGTCVLFSDSEEDVAVVEDRVGDGLRLVRFPNRNGRDIANRLGEVPLPPYIENDGVDEDRYQTIYGDPGKERSVAAPTAGLHFTEELLSCLTDRGVNISFVTLDVGIGTFRPVKADRASAHVMHKEVCSVPESTAELIASTKEKGGRVIAVGTTVVRTLESFGLNGIIGRSFHTDLFIKPGFQFRVVDGLITNFHLPRSTLLMLVVAFAGYDKVMSAYKEAVSLRYRFFSFGDAMLIL
- a CDS encoding SpoIID/LytB domain-containing protein, with protein sequence MAVLVCSFCSTLEAQTLLRVGVALNVANGTLGGVGSITDSSGTSLPLSGRVSVTAGDGGVWIQGRFLRFPIRIGGDNLSFGPIGYRGGLELIPSRGGRGFNVVNLVELEDYLRGIMKAEANPGWPMEFLKAQAVVARTYALRNLGRHRSDGFDICSSLHCQVYRGRNGEDPRSDQAVFNTSGMVLMYGSSLAITPFHSDSGGVTAAASDVWGGRVPYLLSRPEPFQYRSPYSRWKTILSSDQIERALRSINRWVGNVVGIKVVARDRGGRITAMDINGSSGTVRLSGHAFRMALGTSVVRSTNFIVNGNGKSDIPSNPAVNRPVEDDEKKTDVSYETDPLVEMVEDGLFSKDEIFDMIVNPSKRDMYKKMGEARVKSGTSNSRKTGAERNPVATSSASIRPSSGNTSWVLEGQGWGHGVGMSQWGAKTMAEYGWNFEQILMYYFPGTHLGRR
- the ruvB gene encoding Holliday junction branch migration DNA helicase RuvB, with the protein product MDSEDKLMDHLRSEDDPDMAVVKSIRPESLDSFVGQEALKEKLRIFISASKSRGEPLDHCLFYGPPGLGKTTMANIIAKEMGGDLRVTTGPAIERAGDLASILSNLRPNDVLFIDEIHRLPSVVEEVLYSAMEDFCLNIVIGKGPMARSIKLQLPPFTLVGATTRLGLLTSPLRARFGIVEQMELYTPRELTAIVRRGASILGVPIDEEASMEIGMRSRGTPRVALRLLRRVRDVAAVKKREPIDVGVAREALDMLGVDKEGLDDGDRKFLRALVELFDGGPVGLSTLAAALNEDPQTIEDIYEPFLIQKGLLERTPRGRRATRGTYQYLGLQPSGRFQQLILVEED
- the ruvA gene encoding Holliday junction branch migration protein RuvA, whose product is MIRYVEGLVNEVLGDILILEVHGVGVEINATRSVLEGAFPGERVRVYVYLSINENGISLYGFHDEDERKLFLLLLQVSNVGGKMAMSILRTLSKDELVQAIGMGDSSRIAKAPGVGPKRAERICFELKGKLDQLSISATGALESAPKSDISSLVEALAGLGFSRGEAYSALSNVMGRLKGTSEEELLMASLRFLQKG
- a CDS encoding DUF2905 domain-containing protein — encoded protein: MWNLGKSLVLIGAVFLLAGVMVLGLSKFNLPIGRLPGDIVITRKNFTFFAPLGSMLVLSIVLSVLLNLISRIIGR
- the ruvC gene encoding crossover junction endodeoxyribonuclease RuvC; translation: MTPNNEICCLGIDPGIGTLGYGIVVQRGGRLRAEGYGAIHTPPGLSLPERLNMLYRLMGEKLKAFVPHVVAVERLYFGRNTTTAEMVWQARGVALLYASTLGVPVLEPGPSEVKMAVCGYGGAQKRQVQLMVRCLLGLESCPTPDDAADALAVAIAGLTMARVAYVGGLGT